The sequence AGCTCACGCATGAACGGAGTCGCGTGAAAGGCGTCCGCGGCATCTTCCCCGTCGAGCAGGCTCCAGTAGCGGATCGTCCACCGATGAAGGTTGAACTCCGCGACAAGGTGCTGCCGAATCCGCGCCACCATCGCGTCATCCGTTCCGCCATCGGCGAGCCAATCATCGAATGAGGAGACTATGAGAGCCATCAACGCGAAGCGATCGTCTTCCACCAGATCCCTGCGTTCATAGGCATTCAGAAAATCCTCCAGCCTCCCGGCATCCGCGCACGCCAGCTCCCAATCTTGCATCTGCGGCGAGTCCTTCAAACCCAGGAGCACGCAAAGCCGCGAACGTGACGCCGCAGTGATCCATCGGTATTCGGTTGGCTGATCGGTCATTCGCTCAAGAGATTATCTCCCGACGAGTCAGATCCACAAACCCCAACGGGACGGAAATGCGGAAGGGCCAATCAAACGCGAAGCGGTGACTGGCATGGCCGCAGCCAATGTCCCTGCTCCCCGCCATCAAAAAACCGGCCGGAGTTTCCCCCGGCCGGTTTTTCGTTAAACAATCTGACTCAGCTTCGTCTCACGGCATCGGCACGTTCGCCTCGTCCGGCGCGGACTTGGAGTCGACCGGCAGGAACAGGAGCTCCTCGGTCTCGCCGCGGCGGACGACCTGAACGGTGTCCCCGGACTTGATGTCGCCGCGGAGCAGCGCTTCGGCCAGCGGATCTTCCAGGTAGCGCTCCACCGCACGGCGCATCGGACGCGCGCCGTAGGACGGATCGTAACCCTTCGCGATGAGCAGGTCGCGCGCGCCATCGGTCAGCTCCATGAGCATGCCCTTTTCCTTGAGGCGCTTGACCAGCTTGCTGACTTCGAGGTCCACGATCTGCGAGAGATCCTTCTTCTCGAGCACGTGGAAGACCACGAGGTCGTCGAGGCGGTTGAGGAACTCCGGTTTGAAGTAGCGCTTCGACTCCTCCATGATCTTCTCCTTCATGCCTTCGAAGTCGGCTTCGTCGGCGTTCATGGCACCGAAACCGAGCGCGGTCTGGCGCTTGATGGACGAGGCCCCGACGTTGGAGGTCAGGATGATGATCGTATTGCGGAAGTCGATCTTGCGGCCCAGCGAGTCGGTGACCATGCCTTCCTCCAGGATCTGGAGCAGGAGGTTCATGACATCCGGGTGCGCCTTCTCTACCTCGTCGAAGAGCACGACCGAGTACGGGCGGCGGCGGACGGCTTCGGAAAGCTGACCACCTTCCTCATAGCCGACATAGCCCGGAGGCGAGCCGATGAGGCGGCTGGAGGTGAATTTCTCCATGTACTCGGACATGTCGATCTGGATGAGCGCGTCCGGATCGCCGAACATGAACTCGGCGAGGTTGCGGGCCAGATAAGTCTTGCCGACACCGGTGGGGCCAAGGAACAGGAACGAGCCGATCGGGCGGCGCGGATCCTTCAGGTCGGCACGCGAGCGGCGCAACGCCTTGGAGATCGCCTTGACCGCCTCGTCCTGGCCGATCACGCGGCCCTGGAGTTCGGACTCCATCTTGAGGAGCTTCTCGGTTTCCTTCTCCTCCATGCGGCGGAGCGGGACGCCGGTCCACTTCGAGACCACCGCCATGATGTCATCGTCGGTGACGGTGACGACGGTCTCCTCGGACTTGGAGCGCCAGTTCTTGAGGGTGTCCTCGAGTTCCTTCTTGGCGTGCTTCTCCGAATCACGGAGCGCCGCGGCCTTTTCAAAGTCCTGCTCGCTGATCGCGGAGACCTTGTCGCGGTTGATCTGCTCGATGTTCGCCTCGAGCTGCTTGATCTCCGGCGGGCGGGTCATCTGGCCGATGCGCGCGCGGGCGCCGGCTTCATCGAGCACGTCGATGGCCTTGTCCGGCAGGAAACGTCCGGTGAGGTAGCGGGAGGTCAGGCGCACCGAGGCCTCCACGGCTTCCGGGGTGAACCGGGCCTTGTGGTGGGTCTCGTACTTCTCCTGCAGGCCCTGCATGATCTTGATGGCGTCATCCACGGAGGGCTCGTCCACCTTGACCTGCTGGAACCGGCGCTCGAGCGCGGCGTCCTTCTCGATGTACTTGCGGTACTCGTTGAGGGTGGTCGCGCCGACGACCTGGAGCTCCGAGCGGGAAAGCGCGGGCTTGATGATGTTCGAGGCATCCATCGCGCCCTCCGCCGAACCGGCACCCACGATGGTGTGCAGCTCGTCGATGAACAGGATGACGTTCTTCACCTTGCGGATCTCGTCCATCACCGCCTTGATGCGCTCTTCGAACTGGCCGCGGTACTTCGTCCCCGCCACCATCAGGGCGAGGTCGAGCGTCACGACCTTCTTGTCGCGCAGGATCTCCGGCACGTTGCCCGAGGAAATCTCCTGGGCGAGGCCTTCGACGATGGCGGTCTTGCCGACGCCGGCCTCACCGACCAGCACCGGGTTGTTCTTGGTGCGGCGGCACAGGATCTGGATCACGCGCTCGATCTCGGACTCGCGGCCGATGACCGGGTCGAGGCCGCCCTCGCGGGCGAGCTTGGTGAGGTCGCGGCCAAAGGCGCGCAGGGCGGGAGTCTTCGACTTGCCTTCCGTTTCCGGGGCTTCGGATTCGCTCTTCACTTCTTCCTCCTCTTCGAAGGGACCATCGTCGTCCTCGATCTCGTCGTCATCATCTTCATGATCGGGCGAGAAGTTCGGGTCGATCTCGGCGAGGATCTCGTTGCGGGTGCGCTGGATATCGACATCCAGGCGCTTCAGGACGCGGGCGGCCACGCCCTCGCCCTCACGGAGCAGGCCGAGCAGCAGGTGCTCGGTGCCGACATAGGAATGGTTGAGCGCCTTGGCCTCCTTGTTGGCCAGCGCCAGCACCTTCTTCACGCGCGGGGTGTAGGGGATGTTTCCGGGGGCCTTCTGGGGCGCGCCGGAGCCGACCTCTTTCTCCACCTCCATGCGGACGGTTTCGAGGTCGAGACCCATTCGTTCGAGAACATTGACCGCCACTCCCTGGCCCAGCTTGATCAGCCCGAGCAACAGGTGCTCGGTGCCGACATAGGAGTGGTTGAAGCGGTCCGCTTCCTTGCGCGCGAGCGCAAGGACCTGTTGGGCGCGTGGGGTGAAGTTGTTCATGCGTCGCCGGAATTTTCGGGGGTGTTGGAACTGTCCCCGTTTCTGGTTGTAGGACGAATATCAGGGGGTGGAAGAGAATGCAACCGGGAGCGAATGATTTCCGCGCGAATTGCATCACGCTCCTCGGGCGAAAGTTTGCGCCCGCTGTGGAGCTGGAGATGCGCCGGCTGGATGTCCATCAGCAGCGCGTCGGCGAGACGCATCGTCTCGTGCGCGAAGAACCCGAGGTCCGCGCCAAGGCGCAGCAGCGAGACATGGTTCAGAGCTTCCTTGGAATCAATGACCCACGCATGGCGGAGCACGCCGTAGGCGCGGCCGATCTTGTCCGCCACCATGTCCGGATCGTCTTCCAGGAGCTTCTCGCGGGCATTCCGCTCGTGCTCGGCGACCTGCGAGATCACTCGCTCCAGGCGGCGGATGATGGTATCTTCACTCTCGCCCAGCGTGGACTGATTGGAAATTTGGTACAAGTTTCCAAGCGATTCGGTGCCCTCGCCATAGATGCCGCGGACCGCCAGACCGATCTTGTTCACCGCCTGGAGAACCTGGCCGATCTGATCGCTGAGGACCAGACCGGGAAGGTGGAGCATGGCCGAAGCACGCAGGCCGGTGCCGAGGTTGGTCGGGCAGGTGGTGAGATAGCCAAGCTTCGGATCGAAGGCATAGGGCAGCGCCTGGGCGAGTTCGTCGTCCAGCGCGGAGAGGCCTTCGTAGGCCTCGCGCAGCTCGAGCCCCGGACGGATCGCCTGCATGCGCAGATGATCCTCCTCGTTCAACATGAGGCTGTACATCTGGCGGCGCTCGATCACCGCCGCGGAGCCATCGCCGCGCGCGGCGTGCTCGCGGGAAATCAGGTGGCGCTCGACGAGCACCTGCTTCTGCACGGAGCTCAGATCACCGAGGGCCTGGGAAAAGCCATCCTTCATCGGAGCCAGCGCCTCCACGGCGGGGCGAAGCTCCTCCAGGGTGCTGGCCCGTTGTTCACGGGTGGCCCAACCGGGAAAAGGCTCGTCGCGCAGATTGCGGGCGAGACGGATGCGGGAAGTCAGGACGACGCTGTTATCGGCATTCGCGCCGGTCATCCAATCGGCGGGATACTTGATCAGCGTGGAGAAACGCATCATATGCGGAACACTGGGTCAGGGGTGTAATAGCGGAAAGCGTGCCATCAACCGGAAATGCCGGTGTGAAGCTCGATCTGGCGGATTTCATCCCGCAGGCCGGCGGCCTCCTCGTAATTCTCGGAAGCCACGGCTTGGTCAAGGCGGGCGCGGAGTTCCTCCAACCGCTGGTCGCGCACCTGCTGCTCCATGAGGCCCTTCGGCACCTTGCCGACATGGAGGTTGCCCTTGTGCATGCCACGCAGGATGCCGGTCAGCTCGTCCGCGAAGATGCGGTAGCACTCGCTGCAACCGAACCGGCGCACGCGGCGCAGGTCCTCGATCGTGAACCCGCAGGCCGGGCACTGCTTCCCAGCCCCCGCGGCGGGCGGGGTGTGGGTCTGGGTCACCACGGTCTTCTGCCCCGGCACGCCGCCGAGCAAAACGTCCGCCAGCGAGAACCCGGTCGGATCGGTCACCCCGCGCTCCTGGGCACAGGACTCGCAGAGGCAGACTTTTTTCATCTGCCCATCAACGAGTTGCGTGAGGAAAACGGATGCCTTTTTGTCGCAGAAGTCGCAGACCATGCCTGACAGAAGCTAAGACCCCCGACGCCCGATGCGAAACGAAAACTTCGCGTAAGGTGAGGGTTTTTGACCCGTGGTGGCGATTTTCAGCCATCCGGACCTCCTGAAAATCAAATTCCCCGGGGTTCTCCCGGGGAATTTCGAAAAGACGGGGTGTTTTGACCCCCCAGGCAGGGCGGACAAAATCCGCCGCCACGGCTTCAGTAAACCGGCGTGCCGGTCGAATTCGCCTCCTCGCGGAAGGCTTCGATGAAACGCTTCGTGATCGGGCCGGGCTTGCCATCGCCGATGGTGCGGCGGTCCAGCGAGATCACCGGAACTACCTCGGCGGCCGTGCCGGTGAGGAAGCACTCGTCGGCGATGAAGATGTCGTAGCGGGTCAGCGACTGTTCGCGGACCTCCACGCCGAGCTTCTTCGCCACCTGCAGGATCACCGCGCGGGTGATGCCGTCGAGGCCGCCATCCGAGATCAGCGGGGTGAGCAGCACGCCGTTCTTGAGGAGGAAGATGTTGTCGCCGGTGCACTCGGCCACGTAGCCCTGCTCGTTGAGCATGATGGCTTCCAGCGCGTTGGCCTGGATGGCCTCCACCTTCGCCATGATGTTGTTCAGGTAGTTCAGCGACTTCACCTGCGGCATCAGCGCGGCCGGGGCCGGGCGGCGGGTGGCGCACGTGATCAGCGCGAGGCCGTTGTCGTAGTGCTCCTTCGGGTAAAGCTGGATCGTGGAGGCGATGATGAACATCGACGCCTTCGGGCAAAGGTACGGGTTCAGGCCCAGGCCGCCGGTACCGCGGGTCACCACCAGGCGGATGTAGCCGTCCTTCAGGCCGTTCGCGGCCACGGTTTCGACGGTGGCCTTGATGACCTCCTCGTAGGTCCACGGAATTTCCAGGACGATGGCGCGGGCGGAGTCGAACAAGCGGCGGATGTGCTCCTCCAGGCGGAAGACGCGGCCGTTGTAGATGCGAATGCCTTCGAAGACGCCGTCACCGTAAAGAACACCGTGGTCGAACACGGAGATTTTCGCTTCGGATTCGTCCACCAGGTTGCCATCGAGCCAGATTTTCATGCGGGGCAGGGAGCGTAGCGGCGGAAGCCCGGCTGGCAAGCCACTTAGGCCGCGACGTTCATACGAGACACAGCCTCAGCAAGCCCAGTCCTTGAACGGGCACTGGACCAGCCGCGAATTCAAATACCGAGTGTCATCGGAAACCTCGGCCCCCACCCACTCCGGCAGCTCGACCTGGGTGTCCTCCGCTTCCATTTCAACCTCGGCGACCACGAGGCCGTCGTTGTCGCCGTGGAACACGTCGATTTCCCACGTGTGCCCGGCGTGTTCCACGCGGTGGCGGGTCTTGTCGATCACCGAGCCGGTGCACAACGCGAGCAACTCGCGGGCCTCGGCGGCGGGGATCGGGTATTCGAACTCCGCACGCGCCAGCCCCTTCGAACGGCCTTTGATCGTCAGCCAAGCCTCCTCGCCCGCCAGCCGCACCCGCACGGTGCGGTCCGGATCGAGGCTCAGATAGCCCTGCGTCATCCGAGCGCCCGGCGAGCCATCCGCCCATCCGAAGCCGGACACCAGGAACTTGCGTTCGATTTCCACCCCCATGGCTCAGGGCGTCTGGCCGCCTGCGGCGGTCTTGTCCTTCGGCTTGAAATCCGTGATCGCCGCCCAATCGACCGCCCCATTGTCCAGCCGCTGGGTCTCGCTGGCATAGACGGCGTCCTCGTTCTTCGGGTCCATGCCCGCCGCCAGCTCGATGAATACCCGGGCCAGTTGCTTGTTCTCCGCTCCACCTTGCTTGAGCAGAAGCTGGCCACGGGTGATCAGCAGCCGGGCCAGCACCTGCGGGCTGTAATCGCCGGTCGCGGCCTCGGGCATCACCCCTTTGCCGAGCTGAAAGGTCGTCACCAACGCCTTGCGGTTCCGCGGCGACAAATGGAGGGCCACCGCCAGCAGGCGGCGCGCTTCCTCCAGCGAGGCCGGGGTGGCCTTCGCTTGGATCACGCGGTTGGTGGCGTAACCGGCCAGGTTCGTCGCGTAATCCTCGCGCTCGCTGTCGAGCATGCCGAGGTCATTGGTGAACATGCCGTTCCCCACCTTGGGTGGCGTCCAGGTGAATGGCTTCGCCTCCTCGGCGCCGGAAACCGACGCGAGTGCCACCATCACGACCGCTGCTTGCCACGCACCCCTCATGGCCGCTAACCTCGAAAGCGCTCCGGCGCTTGGCAAGTGGCAAATCCCGAGACATTCCCGAACAAATCCGCGCTCCGCCAGGCGATGCGCCGACGGCTGCGCGAAACCCCGGGCGATTCCGCCGCGCTCCGCGAGGCCATTGGCCGCTGGCTGGCCGATCACCCGGATGCCCGCGTCATCGCCGCCTTCGCCGCCCTGCCCGGCGAGCCCGATCTCCTGCCGCTGGTCGCCCTCCACCCGGAGCGCATCTGGGTGTTTCCCACCGTCCGCGGCGAACATCTCACCTTCCATCCGGTGACCGACACCGCCCGGGACTTCGAAGCCGGAGCCTTCGGCATCCGCGAGCCGTCCCCGTCCCTTCCGGAAACCCCGGCCCGCGAAATCGATGCCTTCCTTTGCCCCGGGCTGGCCTTTTCCCCCACCGGCGGTCGGCTCGGCCGCGGCCGCGGGTTCTACGACCGAATGCTGGCCCTCGCCCGCCCGGACACGGTGAAACTGGGCGTCTGCTTCCCGTTCCAGATCGTCGAAAACACCTTCGCGGAAGCCCACGACATCCCGATGGACGGGATCCTCGGCCTCACGCCCAATCCGGCACCTTGAGCTGGAATTCCGGGATCCGGGCGAACACCCACTCGCCGGTCACCGTCTCCGCGAAAAACGCCCCCTCCACCTGGGCTCCCGCCTTGGTGACGTGGTAGCTGTTGTAGGAAAAATCCTCGCCGGGAGCCAGCACAGGGGTCTGACCGATCACGCCCTCCCCCTCCACCACGGAAACCTCGCCGCTGTTCTCGCGAACCACCCATTTCCGACCACGGATGGTCACCCGCTCGCCGGAATTGTTCCGGATCGAAATGAAATACACGAACGGATGGGGCTTGTCCTGCGGAGCCTCCAAGCTCGGCATGTAAAGGACGTCATCCACCTTGACGCTCAGGCCTTTCAGTTCACGGATCGTTCCCGGCATGGGACGATCAGTATCCCGCTTCTAACGCATTCTGCCAAGTCGGAAAAACCGTGGAATACGACACATTCCACACAATTTGGTCATCTTAGGCTCATTTTGCGCCAGCGTCCCGGAATCCCACCCCGCCCGGCACCGCGGAAACCCTTGCGCGGGCAGGCATTCCTCCGGATCGTGCGTCATGCACCCGTCACCCCCGGTCGCCCTGACCATCGCCGGTTCCGATTGCTCGGCCGGCGCCGGCATCCAGGCCGACCTGAAAACCTTCGAACATTTCCGCGTCCACGGCCTCACCGCGGTCACTTGCGTGGTCTCGGAAACGGCGAACGTGGTGCGCGCCGTCCACCCGGTGCCCCCGGAAATCGTGGCCGATCAGGTGGACCTGCTGCTCGATGCCTTCCCGATCTCGGCGATCAAGACCGGCATGCTCTACTCCGCCCCCCACATCGAGGCGGTGCTCGACGCCCTCTCCCGCTACCCCGCCATCCCGCTGGTTGTCGATCCGGTGATGATCGCCTCCACCGGCGATCCCCTGCTGGAACCGGACGCCATCGCCGCCCTGCGCGACGAACTGCTGCCGCGCGCCACCCTGGTGACGCCGAATCTCCACGAGGCCGAGGCCCTGGCGGGCGAGAAGATCCACACTGTCGACGACCTGGAACGAGTCGCGCTGCGACTTTCGGAGCAATTCGGCACCGCCTTCCTGCTCAAGGGCGGTCACCTGGAAGGTCCGGAATGCACCGACCTGCTGGCGGATGGCGGCCATCTCCACCGTTTCACCGCCGCCCGTGTCGCCGTGCCCGGCTCGCATGGCACCGGCTGCACCTTTTCCGCCGCCATCGCCGCCCACCTCGCCCTGAACCACCCGCTGGCCGAGGCCGTGAGCCACGCGAAAGTCTACCTCACCGAGACATTGGCGAAGTCCTTCACCCACCAATCCCCGGCCGGAGGCACCGTCCACGCCCTGAACCAAGGGACGACGCTCTGATCCTCCTCTTCTCTTGATTCTGGATTCTTGATTCTGGACTCTCCTCCCATGCGCACCGCGGTCTACGCCGGCTCCTTCGATCCTCCCACCAACGGTCACCTCTGGATGATCGAGCGGGGCTTGGAATTGTTCGACCGCCTGATCGTGGCGATCGGCAACAACCCCTCGAAGGCCTACACTTTCACGGTGGAGCGCCGGGTGAAGCTGCTCCGCGAGTCCGTGCCGTCCTGCGAGCGGCTGACCATCGACCATTTCGACAACCGCTTCCTCGTCGACTACGCCATGACGATGGACGCCCACTACATCCTGCGCGGCATCCGGTCGCCGGACGACTATGAGTACGAGCGGGTGATGCGCCACATCAACAGCGACATGGCCCCGCAGATCACCACCACCTTCCTGATGCCGCCGCGCGACATCGCCGAGCTTTCCTCCAGCATGGTGAAAGGACTCATCGGGCCGCAGGGTTGGGAGGAAATCGTCCGCCGCTACGTGCCGATTCCTGTGTTCGAAGCGCTGTCCCACGACACCTGATTGCGATGAAACGCCTGCTTTCCATCCTCCTCTGGATCTTCATCTCGCTCCTCGGCATGACCGCCGTGGGCGTCGCCGCCTTCCAGCGGGGGGAACCGGTCAACGCCCTGTGGCTGGTGGTCGCCGGTCTCTGCACGTTCGCCGTTTCCTACCGCTTCTACTCCGCGTGGCTGTGCGCGAAGGTGCTCACGATCGATGACCGCCGCGCTCCGGCCGCGGTGACCTGCGCGGATGGCAAGGACTTCGTCCCGACCTCGAAGTGGGTCGTCTTCGGCCACCACTTCGCCGCCATCGCGGGTCCGGGACCGCTGGTGGGGCCGGTGCTCGCCGCCCAGTTCGGCTACCTGCCGGGCGTGCTGTGGATCCTCATCGGTGCCACCCTCGGCGGCGGAGTCCATGACGCGGTGATCCTCTTCGCCTCGATGCGCCGGAACGGCAAATCGCTGGGCCAGATGCTGAAGGAGGAAATGAACCCGGTCATCGGCTTCATCTCGATGATCAGTCTGCTGGCAATCATGACCATCCTCCTCGCCGTGCTCGGCCTGGTGGTGGTGAAAGCCCTCGCCGAAAGCCCGTGGGGCCTCTTCACCATCGCCGCCACGATCCCGCTGGCGTTCATCATGGGGATCGCGATCAAGAGCGGCAAGGTGGGCGTGACGCCCGCCACCATCTTCGGCGTGATCGGCCTGCTGGCCGCGGTGGTCGGCGGCAAGTATCTGCCGGAATCCTGGAACCACGCGCTGACGCTTGATTCCAAGACGCTCGCCTGGGTGATCATGATCTATGGCTTCGCCGCCTCGGTGCTGCCGGTGTGGATGCTGCTCGCGCCGCGCGATTACCTCAGCACCTTCCTCAAGCTCGGTGCGGTGGGCGTGCTGGCGGTCTTCATCGTGGTCCTCGCCCCACCGCTGCACATGCCGGCGATCACCCCCTTCGTCCACGGCGGCGGTTTCATCGTGCCGGGCCCGGTGTTCCCCTTCGTCTGCATCACCATCGCCTGCGGCGCGATCAGCGGCTTCCACGCCCTCATTTCCTCCGGCACCACGCCGAAGCTGCTGTGCCGCGAGAAAGACATCCGCCTCGTCGGCTACGGCGCGATGGTGACGGAGATGCTGGTTTCGCTGATGGCGATCATCGCCGCCTGCGCGCTCGCGCCGGGCCAGTACTTCGCGATCAACTCGCCGGTGAACCCGAACGACAACGTCGCGGTGGCCGCCCAGATCGCGAAGATCAATTCCTACGGCCCCGAGTATGCGGTGACCCTGCCGGAAATGCAGCAGCTCGCCAAGGATCTCGGCGAACCGCACATCATCGGCAAGACCGGCGGCGCCCCGACCTTCGCCGTCGGCATGGCCCACATGTTCGCCAAGGTGATCCCCGGCAATACCGCGCTCTCGCTGTGGTATCACTTCGCCATCATGTTCGAGGCGCTGTTCATCCTGACCACGCTGGATGCGGGCACACGGGTGGGGCGTTTCATTCTCCAGGACCTGCTCGGGCAGGTCGTGCCCAAGCTGAAGGACACCGGCTCGTGGATCGGCAACGTCACCGCCACCGGCCTGCTGGTGGCCGCCTGGGGATTCTTCCTTTATCAAGGAGCAAAAGAACCGGAAGGAATCGCGAAAAGCCTGTGGCCGATCTTCGGCATCTCGAACCAGCTCTTGGCCGTGATCGCCTTCTGCTTCGGCACCACCCTGCTGATCAAGATGGGCAAGGCCCGCTACTGCCTGGTCACCGCCGTGCCACTGGTGTTCCTCACTGCCGTCACCTTCACTGCGGGCTACCTCAAGATCTGGGACCCTAACTCGGCGGGCTTTCTGCCAGCCATCGCCAAGCAGCAAAAACTCATCGAGAGTGGCATCCAAGGCAAAGCACTCGAAGCCGCCCAGACCTCGCTGTTCAACGCCCGCATCGATGTGGCCGTAACCGCGATGTTCCTGCTGTTCGTCGCCGTCATCGTGCTTGGCACAGCCCGCGAATGCTGGCTGCTGCTGCGGAAGCGCAAGCAGGCCGTGCTCCAGGAAAGCACCTACGTGGCGCTGACCGAAGGCTGATCACCGGTAGCCGGACTGGACCCACGTCAGCGCGTACGCCAGTCCCATGCCGAGGCGTTGCGACACCAGATAGTAGTCGTAGCCGTTCTCGTCCGCGCTGCCCGCCGCCAACCCCTTCAGCAACTGCTCCGATTGCCGGAGCTGCCGGATCGTCAGCTTCGGCACCTGGTGGGGAGCGGCAGCCTTCTCCAAGACGGCACAGGCCGATCCAATGGATTCCGCCAACCGCGTGAACTCCTTCCGGGTTTCGTCCTTCAACTGGATCTTCATCGTCTCGGATGGCGACGACCACGGCTGGGGAATCTGCGACTGTCTCTCCTGTCGATAACCGGGCAGTATGCCATTGAAATCCGCCACCACCCGGCCGAGCAAATCGAAAGCCGGTTGATAACGCGCGTCCGTTCCCGCGGTCCGGAACATCTCGGAAATCGAAGGCGTGCGAATCTCCGTGCCGGACGGAACGGCCGTGGCTTTCAGATGGTTGAAGCGCAACAGTAGATCGAGCATGGCCGCGTCGCCGTAGGCCTCACGGGCCATCTCCTCGAGGATCATCCCGGATTTGAACGTCACCGCCGCCTTGGACGGCCGCGGTTCCGGCTTGGGAACGGATTCCTGCCCTTGCGCGAAAACCGCCGCCCCGGAAACCCAAACCGCAGTCACCATCCATCGCATCATCCTCGTCTCCTACCAACGCCTTCATCGCCTGACGAGAACGGAAGCACACGATCCATGTGGGTATCCATATCGAATGGGCGGCTTACAGATGAACAG comes from Luteolibacter sp. LG18 and encodes:
- a CDS encoding ATP-dependent Clp protease ATP-binding subunit; this translates as MNNFTPRAQQVLALARKEADRFNHSYVGTEHLLLGLIKLGQGVAVNVLERMGLDLETVRMEVEKEVGSGAPQKAPGNIPYTPRVKKVLALANKEAKALNHSYVGTEHLLLGLLREGEGVAARVLKRLDVDIQRTRNEILAEIDPNFSPDHEDDDDEIEDDDGPFEEEEEVKSESEAPETEGKSKTPALRAFGRDLTKLAREGGLDPVIGRESEIERVIQILCRRTKNNPVLVGEAGVGKTAIVEGLAQEISSGNVPEILRDKKVVTLDLALMVAGTKYRGQFEERIKAVMDEIRKVKNVILFIDELHTIVGAGSAEGAMDASNIIKPALSRSELQVVGATTLNEYRKYIEKDAALERRFQQVKVDEPSVDDAIKIMQGLQEKYETHHKARFTPEAVEASVRLTSRYLTGRFLPDKAIDVLDEAGARARIGQMTRPPEIKQLEANIEQINRDKVSAISEQDFEKAAALRDSEKHAKKELEDTLKNWRSKSEETVVTVTDDDIMAVVSKWTGVPLRRMEEKETEKLLKMESELQGRVIGQDEAVKAISKALRRSRADLKDPRRPIGSFLFLGPTGVGKTYLARNLAEFMFGDPDALIQIDMSEYMEKFTSSRLIGSPPGYVGYEEGGQLSEAVRRRPYSVVLFDEVEKAHPDVMNLLLQILEEGMVTDSLGRKIDFRNTIIILTSNVGASSIKRQTALGFGAMNADEADFEGMKEKIMEESKRYFKPEFLNRLDDLVVFHVLEKKDLSQIVDLEVSKLVKRLKEKGMLMELTDGARDLLIAKGYDPSYGARPMRRAVERYLEDPLAEALLRGDIKSGDTVQVVRRGETEELLFLPVDSKSAPDEANVPMP
- a CDS encoding protein arginine kinase — encoded protein: MMRFSTLIKYPADWMTGANADNSVVLTSRIRLARNLRDEPFPGWATREQRASTLEELRPAVEALAPMKDGFSQALGDLSSVQKQVLVERHLISREHAARGDGSAAVIERRQMYSLMLNEEDHLRMQAIRPGLELREAYEGLSALDDELAQALPYAFDPKLGYLTTCPTNLGTGLRASAMLHLPGLVLSDQIGQVLQAVNKIGLAVRGIYGEGTESLGNLYQISNQSTLGESEDTIIRRLERVISQVAEHERNAREKLLEDDPDMVADKIGRAYGVLRHAWVIDSKEALNHVSLLRLGADLGFFAHETMRLADALLMDIQPAHLQLHSGRKLSPEERDAIRAEIIRSRLHSLPPPDIRPTTRNGDSSNTPENSGDA
- a CDS encoding UvrB/UvrC motif-containing protein; amino-acid sequence: MKKVCLCESCAQERGVTDPTGFSLADVLLGGVPGQKTVVTQTHTPPAAGAGKQCPACGFTIEDLRRVRRFGCSECYRIFADELTGILRGMHKGNLHVGKVPKGLMEQQVRDQRLEELRARLDQAVASENYEEAAGLRDEIRQIELHTGISG
- the ilvE gene encoding branched-chain-amino-acid transaminase, with the protein product MKIWLDGNLVDESEAKISVFDHGVLYGDGVFEGIRIYNGRVFRLEEHIRRLFDSARAIVLEIPWTYEEVIKATVETVAANGLKDGYIRLVVTRGTGGLGLNPYLCPKASMFIIASTIQLYPKEHYDNGLALITCATRRPAPAALMPQVKSLNYLNNIMAKVEAIQANALEAIMLNEQGYVAECTGDNIFLLKNGVLLTPLISDGGLDGITRAVILQVAKKLGVEVREQSLTRYDIFIADECFLTGTAAEVVPVISLDRRTIGDGKPGPITKRFIEAFREEANSTGTPVY
- a CDS encoding CYTH domain-containing protein — its product is MGVEIERKFLVSGFGWADGSPGARMTQGYLSLDPDRTVRVRLAGEEAWLTIKGRSKGLARAEFEYPIPAAEARELLALCTGSVIDKTRHRVEHAGHTWEIDVFHGDNDGLVVAEVEMEAEDTQVELPEWVGAEVSDDTRYLNSRLVQCPFKDWAC
- a CDS encoding 5-formyltetrahydrofolate cyclo-ligase — protein: MRRRLRETPGDSAALREAIGRWLADHPDARVIAAFAALPGEPDLLPLVALHPERIWVFPTVRGEHLTFHPVTDTARDFEAGAFGIREPSPSLPETPAREIDAFLCPGLAFSPTGGRLGRGRGFYDRMLALARPDTVKLGVCFPFQIVENTFAEAHDIPMDGILGLTPNPAP
- a CDS encoding ApaG domain, producing the protein MPGTIRELKGLSVKVDDVLYMPSLEAPQDKPHPFVYFISIRNNSGERVTIRGRKWVVRENSGEVSVVEGEGVIGQTPVLAPGEDFSYNSYHVTKAGAQVEGAFFAETVTGEWVFARIPEFQLKVPDWA
- the thiD gene encoding bifunctional hydroxymethylpyrimidine kinase/phosphomethylpyrimidine kinase, whose translation is MHPSPPVALTIAGSDCSAGAGIQADLKTFEHFRVHGLTAVTCVVSETANVVRAVHPVPPEIVADQVDLLLDAFPISAIKTGMLYSAPHIEAVLDALSRYPAIPLVVDPVMIASTGDPLLEPDAIAALRDELLPRATLVTPNLHEAEALAGEKIHTVDDLERVALRLSEQFGTAFLLKGGHLEGPECTDLLADGGHLHRFTAARVAVPGSHGTGCTFSAAIAAHLALNHPLAEAVSHAKVYLTETLAKSFTHQSPAGGTVHALNQGTTL
- the coaD gene encoding pantetheine-phosphate adenylyltransferase, producing the protein MRTAVYAGSFDPPTNGHLWMIERGLELFDRLIVAIGNNPSKAYTFTVERRVKLLRESVPSCERLTIDHFDNRFLVDYAMTMDAHYILRGIRSPDDYEYERVMRHINSDMAPQITTTFLMPPRDIAELSSSMVKGLIGPQGWEEIVRRYVPIPVFEALSHDT